Proteins from a genomic interval of Stenotrophomonas sp. 24(2023):
- a CDS encoding biopolymer transporter ExbD: MAFNRVEGQGPLAEINVTPLVDVMLVLLIIFIVTAPMISRPIAVQLPQATDRAIARPDPPPPIELRLDAANQLSWNGQALAIGDLRARLQAEAGANAGNLPELRIATDPAAEYDGMAKILAAAEATGMERIAFVR, from the coding sequence ATGGCGTTCAATCGCGTGGAAGGACAAGGACCCCTGGCAGAGATCAACGTCACGCCGCTGGTGGACGTGATGCTGGTACTGCTGATCATCTTCATCGTGACCGCACCGATGATTTCCCGCCCCATCGCGGTGCAGTTGCCGCAGGCCACCGACCGGGCCATCGCGCGCCCGGACCCGCCGCCGCCGATCGAGCTGCGACTGGATGCGGCCAACCAGCTCAGCTGGAATGGCCAGGCCCTGGCCATCGGCGACCTGCGCGCACGCCTGCAGGCCGAGGCCGGTGCCAATGCCGGCAACCTGCCGGAACTGCGCATCGCCACCGACCCGGCGGCCGAGTACGACGGCATGGCCAAGATCCTGGCCGCTGCCGAAGCCACCGGCATGGAACGCATCGCGTTCGTGCGCTGA
- a CDS encoding transglycosylase SLT domain-containing protein: MALATTLLGTVACASAQSLDAQRAQMRAALDAAERGQLDPAQAAALRNHPLYGWLELAGLRRNIDTVTNVQAQDFLKRYDGQPVASNFRGVWLPAVARRQDWPTLLANWVPTDNVGLRCAQLTARQATGKADAQWTTEAQDLWRRNGKALPDGCDAVFAVLQAQGGLTDALRWERVDAAADAQQPAVMRAAARGLPAADLAMANDYAAFVDAPSAKALNWPRSERSRRIATDGLLKLAKANPDATEQQLPQYAQALGLSAAQQGQVRYQIALWTVASYLPDSARRLNAVPESAYDERLHEWRAREAMARGDWPAALAAIRKMGPTQRNDSRWRYFEGRMLEKTGQAAQAQPLFRDAARASTFHGFLAADKLQQAYTLCPWKPNDSAQARATVARDPAIVRAMELFQIDRNSWAVAEWNNALGRFDDTQRRLAVEVAQDNGWFDRAVFSLGRKPDEQRLYELRFPLHHDDTIRREAARNALDPAWVAAEIRAESTFTPRARSTANAMGLMQVVPATGAAVAKSIGLTGYGGAASLYDPDTNIAIGSAYLRQLLNKYNGQPYVTIAAYNAGPTPTARWLGQRPDFDPDVWIETISYKETREYVARVLAFSVIYDWRLNGDALPLGDRMLGKLQDRRKAFTCAANADQGGD, translated from the coding sequence ATGGCGCTGGCCACGACCCTGCTGGGGACGGTTGCCTGCGCATCCGCCCAATCCCTCGATGCCCAGCGCGCGCAGATGCGCGCCGCGCTGGACGCCGCCGAACGCGGCCAGCTCGATCCGGCCCAGGCCGCCGCGCTGCGCAACCACCCGCTGTATGGCTGGCTGGAACTGGCCGGCCTGCGCCGCAACATCGACACCGTGACCAACGTGCAGGCGCAGGATTTCCTCAAGCGCTATGACGGCCAGCCGGTGGCCAGCAATTTCCGCGGCGTGTGGCTGCCGGCCGTGGCCCGCCGCCAGGACTGGCCGACCCTGCTGGCCAACTGGGTACCCACCGACAATGTCGGCCTGCGCTGCGCGCAGCTGACCGCGCGCCAGGCCACCGGCAAGGCCGATGCGCAGTGGACCACCGAAGCACAGGATCTGTGGCGCAGGAACGGCAAGGCCCTGCCCGATGGCTGCGATGCCGTGTTTGCCGTGCTGCAGGCACAGGGCGGCCTGACCGATGCCCTGCGCTGGGAACGCGTGGATGCCGCCGCCGATGCGCAGCAGCCGGCGGTGATGCGCGCCGCGGCGCGTGGCCTGCCCGCTGCCGATCTGGCGATGGCCAACGACTACGCGGCCTTCGTCGATGCCCCCAGCGCCAAGGCACTGAACTGGCCGCGCAGCGAACGCAGCCGACGCATCGCCACCGATGGCCTGCTGAAACTGGCCAAGGCCAACCCGGATGCGACCGAACAGCAGCTGCCGCAGTACGCGCAGGCCCTGGGCCTGAGTGCGGCGCAGCAGGGCCAGGTGCGTTACCAGATCGCGCTGTGGACCGTGGCTTCGTACCTGCCCGATTCCGCACGCCGCCTCAACGCCGTGCCCGAATCGGCCTATGACGAGCGCCTGCACGAATGGCGTGCGCGCGAAGCCATGGCCCGCGGTGACTGGCCCGCCGCGCTGGCGGCCATCCGCAAGATGGGCCCGACCCAGCGCAACGACTCGCGCTGGCGCTACTTCGAAGGCCGCATGCTGGAAAAGACCGGCCAGGCGGCACAGGCACAACCGCTGTTCCGCGACGCCGCACGCGCCTCCACCTTCCACGGCTTCCTGGCTGCCGACAAGCTGCAGCAGGCCTATACGCTGTGCCCGTGGAAGCCCAACGACAGCGCCCAGGCCCGCGCCACCGTCGCACGCGATCCGGCCATCGTGCGCGCCATGGAACTGTTCCAGATCGACCGCAACAGCTGGGCCGTGGCCGAATGGAACAATGCACTGGGCCGCTTCGATGACACCCAGCGCCGCCTGGCCGTGGAAGTCGCCCAGGACAACGGCTGGTTCGACCGCGCCGTGTTCTCGCTGGGCCGCAAGCCGGACGAGCAGCGCCTGTACGAACTGCGCTTCCCGCTGCACCACGATGACACCATCCGCCGCGAAGCCGCCCGCAATGCGCTGGACCCGGCCTGGGTGGCGGCGGAAATCCGCGCGGAAAGCACCTTCACCCCGCGCGCACGCTCCACGGCCAACGCCATGGGGCTGATGCAGGTAGTGCCGGCCACCGGTGCGGCGGTGGCCAAATCGATCGGGCTGACCGGGTATGGCGGTGCCGCCAGCCTGTATGACCCGGACACCAACATCGCCATCGGCAGCGCCTACCTGCGCCAACTGCTGAACAAGTACAACGGCCAGCCCTACGTCACCATCGCCGCTTACAACGCCGGGCCGACCCCTACCGCGCGCTGGCTGGGCCAGCGCCCGGATTTCGACCCGGACGTGTGGATCGAAACGATCAGCTACAAGGAAACGCGTGAATATGTCGCGCGCGTGCTGGCTTTCAGCGTGATCTACGATTGGCGCCTGAACGGCGATGCGCTGCCCTTGGGCGACCGCATGCTGGGCAAGCTGCAGGACCGTCGCAAGGCCTTCACCTGCGCGGCCAACGCCGACCAGGGCGGGGACTGA